A genome region from Paludibacterium sp. B53371 includes the following:
- the phbB gene encoding acetoacetyl-CoA reductase yields the protein MTKRIALVTGGMGGIGTSICKALGQAGHIVVTTYSKPGKEAAWLADMKEAGIEAHAYQCDVTDADLCSRMVDQVHEEIGPISILVNNAGITRDGTFRKMTFDDWHAVLRTNLDSVFNMTRPVIETMIECNWGRVINVSSINGQKGQFGQTNYSAAKAGMHGFTMALAQEVARKGITVNTISPGYIATDMVMAIPEDVREKIVAQIPVGRLGKPEEIAALVTFLASDIAGFITGANVAINGGQHTK from the coding sequence ATGACAAAACGAATTGCACTGGTCACCGGCGGCATGGGTGGCATCGGCACGTCCATCTGCAAGGCGCTCGGACAGGCCGGTCACATTGTGGTGACCACCTACAGCAAGCCGGGCAAGGAGGCCGCCTGGCTGGCCGACATGAAAGAAGCCGGCATCGAGGCGCATGCCTACCAGTGCGACGTGACGGATGCCGATCTGTGCAGCCGCATGGTCGATCAGGTGCACGAGGAGATCGGCCCGATCAGCATCCTGGTCAACAATGCCGGCATCACCCGCGACGGCACCTTCCGCAAGATGACCTTCGACGACTGGCATGCCGTCCTGCGCACCAATCTGGATTCAGTATTCAACATGACCCGGCCGGTGATCGAAACCATGATCGAGTGCAACTGGGGTCGCGTCATCAATGTCTCGTCGATCAATGGCCAGAAGGGCCAGTTCGGCCAGACCAACTATTCCGCAGCCAAGGCCGGCATGCATGGTTTCACCATGGCCCTGGCACAGGAAGTGGCCCGCAAGGGCATCACGGTCAACACCATCTCGCCGGGCTATATCGCCACTGACATGGTGATGGCCATTCCGGAAGATGTCCGCGAGAAGATTGTGGCGCAGATTCCGGTCGGCCGACTGGGCAAGCCGGAAGAAATCGCCGCCCTGGTGACCTTCCTCGCCTCCGACATCGCCGGCTTCATCACCGGCGCCAATGTGGCGATCAACGGCGGGCAACACACCAAGTAA